One part of the Desertibacillus haloalkaliphilus genome encodes these proteins:
- a CDS encoding rhomboid family intramembrane serine protease yields MFIRNESFYTFRRNYPVITILVAIHLILFVWMNFLPFGSLVRNLGIGFNPLIAQGEYWRLVTPIFMHITLSHVLFNSFSLVLFGPALERMLGKFRFILIYITTGVIANIATFYIGGLNYPPHLGASGAIFGLFGIYVYMVLNRQDLIDQANSQVVMTILIIGLVMTFVNTNINIFAHLFGLIAGAALAPIILRKARPFYQYRHVFDDNEVSFDPNRWRKRRVNKQVVQKIIWISFAVLVLVGLLVRFM; encoded by the coding sequence ATGTTTATTCGTAATGAAAGTTTCTACACATTCAGGCGAAACTACCCTGTTATAACGATTCTAGTCGCTATTCATTTAATCCTGTTTGTTTGGATGAATTTTTTACCGTTCGGTTCATTGGTTCGCAACCTTGGCATCGGCTTTAATCCTCTCATCGCCCAAGGTGAGTATTGGCGCTTAGTCACTCCGATCTTTATGCATATTACGCTAAGCCATGTGTTGTTTAACTCATTTTCACTCGTGTTGTTTGGGCCAGCGCTAGAGCGGATGCTCGGAAAGTTCCGTTTTATTCTTATTTATATCACAACGGGTGTCATTGCTAATATTGCTACGTTCTATATCGGTGGTCTAAACTACCCACCTCACCTGGGGGCTTCTGGAGCAATTTTTGGACTATTTGGCATCTATGTCTACATGGTGTTAAATCGTCAAGACTTAATTGACCAAGCAAATTCTCAAGTTGTCATGACGATTTTAATCATCGGCCTGGTCATGACGTTTGTAAATACAAACATTAATATTTTTGCACACCTGTTCGGCTTGATTGCCGGAGCAGCCCTTGCACCAATTATTCTTCGTAAGGCTAGACCGTTTTATCAATACCGACATGTCTTTGATGATAATGAAGTCAGTTTTGACCCAAATCGCTGGCGTAAACGTCGTGTCAATAAACAAGTCGTCCAAAAAATCATCTGGATTAGTTTTGCAGTGCTTGTGCTCGTCGGTCTACTTGTTCGATTTATGTAA
- a CDS encoding metal ABC transporter substrate-binding protein yields MFKSDRFFLMVVSIVMFSLFLVGCGNGEENQPQDEVVTDENEGLYIVTSFSILNDVVSEIIGDRGTVDYIVPIGEEPHEYEPIPSDFQKVSDADVFYINGFNLEEWLEGLVQNVGDVPTVEVTESITPIKLEGGDVDDPHSWMNVTNVITKVETIVNDLVERDPEGEEVYRENAAAYIEELEELDGWIAEQVEQIPEDMRVIVVSEDAFKYFGEAYGMETEGIWELNSHEEGTPSQMSRVVDVVRDRQLPAIFVETTVSRSYMETVSDNTGVDIAGEVYTDAVGVEGSGAETYIKMMEHNVNTFVDGLTQ; encoded by the coding sequence ATGTTCAAGAGTGATCGTTTCTTTCTGATGGTCGTGTCGATTGTTATGTTTAGTTTGTTCCTTGTTGGTTGTGGGAACGGGGAAGAAAACCAACCGCAGGATGAAGTTGTTACTGACGAAAATGAGGGTTTATATATCGTAACAAGTTTTTCGATTTTGAATGATGTTGTTAGTGAAATCATCGGTGATCGTGGTACCGTTGATTACATTGTACCGATTGGAGAAGAGCCTCATGAATATGAGCCGATACCTAGTGATTTTCAAAAGGTAAGTGATGCAGATGTTTTTTACATCAATGGTTTTAATTTAGAGGAATGGCTCGAAGGGTTAGTGCAAAATGTCGGTGATGTGCCAACTGTTGAAGTTACAGAAAGTATCACGCCTATTAAGTTAGAAGGTGGAGATGTTGATGACCCCCATTCATGGATGAATGTAACGAACGTCATTACAAAGGTAGAAACCATTGTTAATGACTTAGTCGAACGAGATCCTGAAGGTGAAGAAGTTTACCGAGAAAATGCAGCAGCTTACATTGAGGAACTTGAAGAGCTTGATGGTTGGATTGCTGAACAGGTAGAACAAATTCCTGAAGATATGCGTGTTATAGTCGTTAGTGAGGATGCATTTAAATACTTTGGTGAGGCATATGGTATGGAAACGGAAGGCATCTGGGAGTTGAATTCACATGAGGAAGGTACTCCTAGTCAAATGTCACGCGTAGTTGACGTTGTACGCGACAGACAATTACCAGCTATTTTTGTAGAGACGACAGTAAGTAGAAGCTACATGGAGACTGTTTCAGATAATACTGGGGTAGACATTGCCGGGGAAGTTTATACCGATGCTGTTGGTGTTGAAGGTAGTGGCGCTGAAACGTATATTAAAATGATGGAGCATAATGTCAATACGTTTGTTGACGGCCTAACTCAATGA